Proteins co-encoded in one Leptospira levettii genomic window:
- a CDS encoding methyl-accepting chemotaxis protein, with product MKFKWEPNSLRTKLISLTILSVTLACGLTGFLSYYVGRSTIISKLESFDMVKILESKSATIDSILERAKETAVIIVSDHNTIRWAKAGEPTGDPAEQVFKNLSSYKEKLSNITYLGLINPKTRNYWNHSAKKIDTLSDKDPDDSWFFNLMQSKQELVINMDFTAEYKSYAIFVNGVSFENGNPVLISSLGIDVSVASKQFTKQDQFGGESWLVDGKGKIKLALDSQLLDKDVSDTFPEEVASSLKASKEPVLIFAGKDSKGKQCLYGSYQLHSVPWRVIYRVPVSAMTKSLDSIALFTIFSILFSVIVVSIGMGYVLTKVTHAIREASMLMNRISHNELSFEVPKVQLERNDEIGGMAKSLEKMRHNLISIVQKIQSLSESITGKSSHLSSLASDSSATIEEIASSVQELSASAENVSASAEEISSQSNSMIETLNLLGTEMELVSKGAEKIEGKASELESFVGKSLVDAKSLFETINVKIQSAVKDAEAIKEIRELASMIAEIGDQTNLLSLNAAIEAARAGEHGRGFAVVATEVSNLAGKSQDTVKKIVELNHKLEKAMMEMVDSVKELLNMITGKVIPDYETVVASGKEYKSQSEEINTLAKRTFMLAKEISGSISEVHHAIISVSEAMNQNALALGEISSGTNQMSEVSMQTADSSAELNQTAIDMKDIAYQFKIDSKS from the coding sequence ATGAAATTCAAATGGGAGCCAAATTCGCTTCGTACAAAACTCATTAGTTTAACCATTCTTTCCGTCACTCTTGCCTGTGGCCTAACTGGTTTTCTCAGTTATTATGTTGGGAGAAGTACGATCATTTCAAAATTAGAAAGTTTTGATATGGTAAAGATTTTAGAGTCCAAATCAGCAACCATTGATTCTATTTTGGAACGCGCCAAGGAAACTGCCGTGATCATTGTTTCCGATCATAATACCATTCGTTGGGCAAAGGCGGGAGAACCAACAGGAGATCCAGCGGAACAAGTTTTTAAGAATTTATCTTCTTACAAAGAAAAATTAAGTAACATCACGTATTTAGGACTTATCAATCCTAAGACTCGGAACTATTGGAATCATTCTGCCAAAAAAATTGATACATTAAGTGATAAGGATCCTGATGATAGTTGGTTTTTTAACCTCATGCAATCGAAACAGGAACTTGTGATCAATATGGATTTTACGGCGGAATACAAATCGTATGCTATTTTTGTAAATGGTGTCTCCTTTGAAAATGGAAATCCAGTATTGATTAGTTCATTAGGCATCGATGTATCGGTTGCTTCCAAACAATTCACAAAACAAGACCAATTTGGGGGAGAAAGTTGGCTCGTGGATGGGAAAGGGAAGATCAAACTTGCCCTTGATAGCCAATTATTAGACAAAGATGTAAGCGATACATTCCCCGAAGAAGTGGCTTCTTCATTAAAAGCGTCCAAGGAACCTGTACTTATTTTTGCAGGAAAGGATTCAAAAGGCAAACAGTGTTTATATGGTAGTTACCAATTGCATTCTGTTCCATGGCGAGTGATATACCGTGTTCCTGTTTCTGCCATGACAAAGTCATTGGATTCTATTGCTCTTTTCACAATCTTTAGTATTTTATTTTCAGTGATCGTTGTATCCATAGGGATGGGTTATGTATTAACAAAGGTAACACATGCAATTCGCGAAGCTTCTATGTTGATGAATCGAATTTCTCATAATGAATTGTCTTTTGAAGTTCCAAAAGTCCAATTAGAACGAAATGATGAAATTGGAGGAATGGCAAAAAGTTTAGAAAAAATGCGCCATAACCTAATTTCAATTGTACAAAAAATCCAAAGTTTATCCGAATCCATTACAGGAAAAAGTTCTCATTTGTCTTCGTTAGCTTCTGATTCTTCCGCTACCATTGAAGAAATTGCATCCTCGGTCCAAGAACTTTCTGCAAGTGCTGAAAATGTATCCGCATCTGCCGAAGAAATTTCATCTCAATCCAATTCCATGATTGAAACCTTAAATTTATTGGGAACCGAAATGGAACTGGTTTCGAAAGGGGCAGAAAAAATTGAAGGCAAAGCAAGTGAATTGGAATCTTTTGTCGGGAAATCTTTAGTCGATGCTAAATCTTTATTTGAAACCATCAATGTCAAAATCCAAAGTGCAGTAAAAGATGCGGAGGCAATCAAAGAGATTCGTGAGTTGGCAAGTATGATTGCTGAAATTGGAGACCAAACAAATTTACTCTCTCTCAATGCTGCCATAGAAGCAGCAAGAGCAGGGGAACATGGAAGAGGGTTTGCAGTCGTTGCTACAGAGGTTTCAAATTTAGCCGGTAAATCACAAGATACCGTCAAAAAGATTGTGGAGTTAAATCACAAACTAGAAAAGGCAATGATGGAAATGGTAGATTCTGTAAAAGAATTATTAAATATGATCACTGGCAAAGTGATTCCTGATTATGAAACAGTAGTTGCCTCTGGAAAAGAATACAAAAGTCAATCGGAAGAGATTAATACACTAGCAAAACGAACATTTATGTTGGCAAAAGAAATCAGTGGTAGTATCAGCGAAGTCCACCATGCAATCATCTCCGTTTCCGAAGCGATGAACCAAAATGCTTTGGCATTAGGGGAAATCAGTTCCGGAACCAATCAAATGAGTGAAGTTTCGATGCAAACAGCAGATAGTTCCGCTGAATTAAACCAAACTGCAATTGATATGAAAGACATTGCTTATCAATTTAAAATCGACTCAAAATCGTAA
- a CDS encoding PAS domain S-box protein gives MLSPVKFIANKPELCEFVFEKASFGYLVWDTNVGIVYPSPVATKSMGLTIDQPFPEQCILTHSGIKIQSEKTITDSILGRICFDPSNSSGFPFRFHTKEFNELGRKFILLALDSFSEGKEKVLPPILQSLEISRDLFISSFRYSNIGMEISNPHGEMIEVNPIFCEWLGYQAEELKEKTLSEFTHPDDLELELAYLEKLNRGLIPSFQIRKRYLTKDNQTIWAILNKSIIRDHIGNPIYYLAQILNITDSIQSEMELRSISRLLDQMANLAKIGGWDLDLKTNQANWTNVTKRIHEVSDDYVPSVETGLQFYHSEESRNKITNAVQELLETGKEYDLELEMVTAKGNQTWVRTIGRAEYEDNRVVKIYGIIQDINERKKWEMALASQTAILWSFVEHAPAAVAMLDQEMRYVALSQRWIDDYKIPLSKEEIIGKCHYEIFPNIGEEWKQIHSRGLKGEILKRDEDIWRPPGWEKDQVIQWEIRPWSLLSGGIGGILMFTRDITESYETKLELKHAKELAENAYNAKSEFLANMSHEIRTPLNGIIGYSDLLAETLVDTSFNEYAQIIKQSAHTLLNIVNDILDFSKAEAGKLQLAEEASDLKKLVLEAIKIMDIQAIIKGLDIRLYVDENIPQTLMFDSNRLRQVLLNLMGNAIKFTEKGFIECKLVRLKTSVENEVRIRISVKDTGIGIAKENQKKIFDSFTQEDFSTTRKFGGTGLGLAICRQLLSLMKSKLKLNSEVGEGSEFYFEIPFRIPEHDQNLQIESNVPVIESKGFSDSNSNERRIKILVVEDNVVNMGLMKNFIKRIIFDAEILEAENGEEAIKVFQKESPDLILMDIQMPIKNGYDATIEIRKIQKGKNIPIIAVTAGIIAGEKEKCFEVGMNDYLSKPIHKENLKQMLLKWLENKNSSIKSK, from the coding sequence ATGTTAAGTCCAGTCAAATTCATCGCAAACAAACCAGAGTTATGTGAATTTGTATTTGAGAAAGCTTCGTTCGGATATTTAGTATGGGATACAAATGTGGGCATTGTATACCCAAGCCCAGTAGCAACAAAATCAATGGGTCTCACCATTGACCAACCATTCCCTGAGCAATGTATTTTAACCCACTCTGGTATTAAGATACAATCCGAAAAAACAATCACCGATTCCATTTTAGGTAGAATTTGTTTTGATCCCAGTAATAGTTCTGGTTTTCCATTTCGATTCCATACAAAAGAATTCAATGAATTGGGTAGAAAATTCATCTTACTTGCCTTGGATTCTTTTTCAGAAGGAAAGGAAAAAGTATTACCTCCCATTTTGCAATCCTTAGAAATTTCTAGAGATTTATTTATATCTTCCTTTCGGTATTCGAATATTGGAATGGAAATCTCAAATCCGCACGGAGAGATGATTGAAGTGAATCCAATTTTTTGCGAATGGCTTGGTTACCAAGCGGAGGAGTTAAAAGAAAAAACTTTATCGGAATTCACACATCCCGATGATCTTGAATTGGAATTGGCATACTTAGAAAAATTAAATAGAGGACTCATACCAAGTTTCCAAATTAGAAAACGTTATCTAACGAAAGACAACCAAACTATTTGGGCAATACTTAATAAATCCATCATTCGTGATCATATAGGAAATCCCATCTATTATTTGGCTCAAATTTTAAACATCACAGATTCCATCCAATCTGAAATGGAACTTCGATCTATCTCGCGGTTATTAGACCAAATGGCAAATTTGGCAAAAATTGGAGGATGGGATTTAGATCTAAAAACAAATCAAGCCAATTGGACCAATGTAACAAAACGAATCCACGAAGTGAGTGATGACTATGTACCAAGCGTAGAAACAGGATTACAATTTTATCATAGTGAAGAAAGTCGAAATAAGATTACAAATGCAGTACAAGAGCTTTTGGAAACTGGTAAAGAATATGATTTAGAGTTGGAAATGGTTACCGCTAAGGGTAACCAAACATGGGTTAGAACTATCGGTCGTGCAGAATATGAGGATAACCGTGTAGTCAAAATTTATGGGATCATCCAAGACATAAACGAAAGAAAAAAATGGGAAATGGCTCTTGCCTCCCAAACAGCGATTTTGTGGTCTTTTGTAGAACATGCACCTGCTGCAGTTGCCATGCTCGACCAAGAAATGCGTTACGTTGCTCTCAGCCAGAGATGGATTGATGATTATAAAATCCCTCTATCTAAAGAAGAGATCATTGGTAAATGCCATTATGAAATTTTTCCCAATATTGGGGAGGAATGGAAACAGATCCATTCTCGTGGATTAAAAGGTGAAATTCTAAAAAGGGATGAGGATATTTGGCGGCCTCCTGGTTGGGAAAAAGACCAAGTGATCCAATGGGAAATACGGCCTTGGAGTTTACTTTCTGGTGGAATTGGTGGTATTTTAATGTTCACAAGAGATATCACTGAATCCTACGAAACCAAACTTGAGTTAAAACATGCCAAAGAATTGGCTGAAAATGCCTACAATGCCAAATCTGAATTTTTAGCGAATATGAGCCATGAAATTCGCACTCCTCTGAATGGAATTATCGGTTATTCGGATTTACTTGCAGAAACATTGGTTGATACTTCATTCAATGAATACGCACAAATTATAAAACAATCAGCACATACTCTTTTAAATATCGTTAATGATATATTGGATTTTTCAAAGGCTGAAGCAGGAAAATTACAATTAGCAGAAGAAGCTAGTGACCTAAAAAAATTAGTCCTAGAAGCAATCAAAATTATGGATATCCAAGCAATTATAAAAGGTTTGGATATACGATTGTACGTGGATGAGAATATTCCACAAACTTTAATGTTTGATTCCAATCGTTTACGGCAGGTTCTTTTGAATTTAATGGGAAATGCAATTAAATTTACTGAAAAAGGATTTATCGAATGTAAACTTGTGCGTTTGAAAACAAGTGTAGAAAATGAAGTTAGAATTAGAATTTCTGTAAAAGATACGGGGATTGGAATCGCAAAAGAAAACCAAAAGAAAATATTTGATTCGTTTACACAGGAAGATTTTTCCACAACACGGAAGTTTGGTGGAACTGGTCTAGGACTTGCCATATGTAGGCAACTTTTGAGTTTGATGAAGTCAAAGTTAAAATTGAATAGCGAAGTAGGGGAAGGAAGTGAATTTTATTTTGAGATTCCTTTTCGTATTCCAGAACATGATCAAAATTTACAAATAGAATCGAACGTACCGGTTATTGAATCTAAAGGATTTTCTGATTCCAATTCAAATGAACGTAGGATCAAAATTTTAGTGGTAGAGGATAATGTTGTGAATATGGGTTTGATGAAAAATTTTATCAAACGGATTATTTTCGATGCAGAGATTCTTGAAGCCGAAAATGGAGAGGAAGCAATCAAAGTGTTTCAAAAGGAATCTCCCGATTTAATCCTCATGGACATCCAAATGCCGATTAAAAATGGTTATGATGCCACAATCGAAATTCGGAAAATACAGAAAGGGAAAAATATACCGATCATTGCCGTAACAGCGGGAATCATTGCTGGTGAAAAAGAAAAGTGTTTTGAAGTGGGAATGAATGATTATTTGAGTAAACCAATTCATAAAGAAAATCTAAAACAAATGCTTTTGAAATGGTTAGAAAATAAAAACTCAAGTATCAAATCGAAATAA
- a CDS encoding Tll0287-like domain-containing protein produces the protein MTQIKWNLFVFFLFPITFYQCQKESLNYESLAIQITKEAKSNLQKKLSTALAEGGTTAAIPFCQQNALGFTAKMGKANNVTLKRITDKPRNENNRLSPEEMMVFQEIQKQKSSEGVFPNRVVSSDKNVTVYVPIALMGQCVPCHGKKEEMSTETKTTLNKLYPNDLATNYQIGDLRGLFVVNFKK, from the coding sequence ATGACTCAGATCAAATGGAACCTTTTCGTTTTTTTCCTCTTTCCAATCACTTTTTACCAATGCCAAAAAGAATCTTTGAATTATGAATCATTGGCAATTCAGATTACAAAGGAAGCAAAATCCAATTTACAAAAAAAACTTTCGACTGCTTTAGCTGAAGGAGGCACAACTGCTGCGATACCTTTTTGCCAACAGAATGCCTTAGGTTTCACCGCAAAAATGGGAAAAGCAAACAATGTAACTTTAAAACGTATTACGGATAAACCTCGTAATGAGAATAACCGCCTTTCCCCTGAAGAGATGATGGTGTTTCAGGAAATCCAAAAGCAGAAATCAAGTGAAGGTGTATTTCCAAATCGAGTTGTTTCGTCTGATAAGAACGTGACAGTGTATGTTCCCATTGCACTTATGGGACAGTGTGTTCCCTGCCATGGAAAAAAAGAAGAAATGTCAACCGAAACCAAAACTACCCTAAACAAACTCTACCCAAATGACTTGGCAACCAATTACCAAATTGGAGATCTGCGTGGACTCTTTGTTGTCAATTTTAAGAAATGA